A section of the Pochonia chlamydosporia 170 chromosome 2, whole genome shotgun sequence genome encodes:
- a CDS encoding ribose 5-phosphate isomerase (similar to Metarhizium acridum CQMa 102 XP_007807524.1) yields MSPSWRIVMGSGVSYKDAIKRDFESDNRVTEVIDVGSKESSDKTAYPLRAAAAARMVAEGKADRALLICGTGLGVAIAANKVKGIRAVTAHDSFSVERSVLSNNAQVLCMGERVVGLELARRLAKEWLGYEFDTKSASAKKVDEITNLEA; encoded by the exons ATGTCACCATCATGGAGGATCGTCATGGGGT CCGGAGTTTCATACAAGGATGCCATCAAGCGTGATTTCGAGTCCGACAACCGAGTCACAGAAGTCATTGATGTCGGTTCCAAAGAATCCAGCGACAAGACAGCCTACCCGTTACgagctgccgccgccgccagaaTGGTTGCTGAAGGCAAAGCCGATCGTGCACTGCTCATCTGCGGAACTGGACTGGGAGTTGCGATTGCCgcaaacaaggtcaagggaATCCGAGCCGTAACCGCACATGACAGCTTCAGCGTGGAGCGCAGCGTGCTCAGCAACAACGCCCAGGTGTTGTGTATGGGCGAGCGTGTGGTCGGGCTTGAACTAGCCCGAAGGCTGGCAAAGGAGTGGCTCGGGTATGAATTTGACACGAAGAGCGCGAGTGCGAAGAAGGTTGATGAAATTACGAACCTGGAGGCTTAA
- a CDS encoding thiazole biosynthetic enzyme, mitochondrial precursor (similar to Chaetomium globosum CBS 148.51 XP_001227644.1), translated as MSPPAAVSPPQQVAELVTPTSKLAVKPAAAVSTGAQSIEEMMGQWDNFKFAPIRESQVSRAMTSRYFKDLDTYAESDIVIIGAGSCGLSAAYVLGKQRPDLKIAIIEASVSPGGGAWLGGQLFSAMVMRKPADVFLREIGVPYEDEGNYVVVKHAALFTSTIMSKVLSLPNIKMFNATCVEDLITRPSEEGVRIAGVVTNWTLVSMHHDDQSCMDPNTINAPLIISTTGHDGPMGAFCVKRLVSMQRIEKLGGMRGLDMNSAEDAIVKNTREIVPGLIVGGMELSEVDGANRMGPTFGAMALSGLKAAEEALKVFDLRAKQNAN; from the exons ATGTCTCCCCCGGCCGCCGTTTCTCCTCCCCAGCAGGTTGCTGAGCTCGTGACTCCAACCTCCAAGCTCGCCGTcaagcctgctgctgccgtcAGCACTGGCGCCCAGTCGATTGAAGAGATGATGGGCCAGTGGGACAACTTCAAGTTTGCTCCCATTCGCGAGAGCCAGGTCTCTCGTGCCATGACGAGCCGATACTTCAAGGACCTTGATACCTATGCCGAGTCTGACATTGTTATCATCGGTGCTGGATCCTGCGGACTCAGCGCTGCCTACGTCCTGGGCAAGCAGCGTCCCGATCTGAAGATTGCCATTATTGAGGCTTCCGTCTCtcctggtggtggtgcctgGCTTGGTGGACAGCTCTTCTCCGCCATGGTCATGAGAAAGCCAGCCGACGTGTTCCTCCGCGAGATCGGTGTCCCTTACGAAGATGAGGGTAACTACGTGGTTGTCAAGCACGCCGCTTTGTTCACCTCgaccatcatgtccaaggTTCTTTCTCTGCCCAACATCAAGATGTTCAACGCGACATGCGTGGAAGACCTCATCACTCGCCCCTCGGAAGAGGGTGTGAGAATCGCTGGTGTCGTCACCAACTGGACGCTGGTCTCCATGCACCACGATGACCAGTCCTGCATGGaccccaacaccatcaacgcTCCTCTCATCATCTCTACCACCGGCCACGACGGCCCCATGGGTGCTTTCTGCGTCAAGCGTCTCGTCAGCATGCAGCGCATCGAGAAGCTCGGTGGCATGCGTGGTCTCGATATGAACTCGGCCGAAGACGCTATTGTCAAGAACACCCGTGAGATTGTTCCTGGTCTCATTGTTGGTGGTATGGAGCTTTCTGAGGTCGACGGCGCCAACCGCATGG GCCCTACTTTTGGCGCTATGGCTCTCAGTGGCctcaaggctgctgaggaagCACTCAAGGTCTTTGACCTTCGTGCTAAGCAGAATGCCAACTAA
- a CDS encoding prenyltransferase-like domain-containing protein: MTSENPTIAWLLKSDVAIQWQVMRDLLDAPEAEWSPVRSRVEHEGWGKELLSHQDEDGRWAGGCFVPPDTTREEWQSAQPWTATYPSLSQLREFGLDPESARTKKTVHLIGKSAQWDEGNQPFWEGEVEECINGQTVANGAYFGVDVSGIVNRLLGERQEDGGWNCERAEGSVRSSFATTINVLEGFLEYERTTGNAEVRKARKSAEEYLLKRHLFKRLTTGEPADEQFLKLLYPTRWRYDVLRALDYFRAASRVTGDTPDGRLKEAVEVVRSKRRDDGTWAAEWEVKGRVWFRVDEGVGTASPWITLRALRVLKWWDENN; encoded by the coding sequence ATGACTTCTGAAAACCCAACCATTGCCTGGCTCCTCAAGTCAGATGTCGCGATACAATGGCAAGTAATGCGAGACCTTCTCGATGCGCCTGAAGCAGAATGGTCCCCCGTGAGAAGCAGAGTCGAACACGAAGGATGGGGAAAAGAGCTTCTGTCTCACCAGGACGAAGACGGGCGATGGGCAGGCGGTTGCTTCGTCCCGCCAGATACAACCCGCGAGGAATGGCAGTCCGCGCAACCATGGACAGCGACATACCCATCTCTCAGCCAGCTTAGAGAGTTTGGGCTGGACCCAGAATCCGCGAGAACAAAAAAGACAGTACACTTAATTGGGAAAAGTGCGCAGTGGGATGAGGGCAACCAACCCTTCTGGGAGGGGGAAGTCGAAGAGTGTATCAACGGCCAGACAGTTGCGAATGGCGCATACTTCGGCGTCGATGTATCCGGTATTGTGAATCGTCTGCTGGGAGAGCGTCAAGAAGACGGCGGCTGGAACTGCGAGAGGGCAGAAGGCTCAGTTCGCTCATCCTTCGCAACGACAATCAACGTCCTGGAGGGGTTTCTCGAGTATGAAAGAACGACGGGGAACGCTGAAGTCAGGAAGGCTCGCAAGTCTGCGGAGGAATATCTCCTGAAGCGTCATTTGTTTAAGCGCCTCACGACGGGGGAGCCTGCTGATGAGCAGTTTTTGAAGTTGCTGTATCCGACGCGATGGCGGTATGATGTGCTGCGTGCGTTGGATTACTTCCGGGCTGCGTCTAGGGTTACTGGTGATACGCCTGATGGTCGTTTGAAGGAGGCGGTTGAGGTTGTTCGTTCGAAGAGGCGTGATGATGGAACTTGGGCGGCGGAGTGGGAAGTCAAGGGTAGAGTTTGGTTTAGGGTTGATGAAGGTGTGGGAACGGCGTCGCCTTGGATTACGCTTCGTGCGTTGAGGGTGTTGAAGTGGTGGGATGAGAATAACTAG
- a CDS encoding fungal specific transcription factor domain-containing protein (similar to Metarhizium acridum CQMa 102 XP_007807527.1), which yields MDGDSSGSSIPGHAPAHAAHPHSHSHGHSHGHGHGQAHGHSPGERSDAISDAGAQNRPRKFVIQSTFGVPRERRSRKSRPCDACRRRKTACIITTEPPCAFCKSRGIVCQSTSTTDGPPVRQQSGSDHGSTQPASTNHSLQDFSPGGPGERDSTDNLASPNTTKSSPRPVTSPSTVSVSAASDYSSRQGYETNYAGYSSSTYPRGRLKSDTDTSTTSMDIVQPTLNSPESSGTSGSVHTLEDNPGRATYFLGRTAEQDPFVLDAFSYGILSETATVDANVVQLHRGGSDVDDLPLHFLFLSMGHPKHTNETREQASDAIETKVWPHADVLVWLYFKHVHPVLPIVSKVRFLRRYSTNRKSIPGCLRGAVYALASVFWAEDPNTRRGDRFPLEQHEIVDQAHRALRREIENPNFFVLQACLLLIHIQPPSIDAMEAPSTFTLSAQATACAQLIGLHQDPGEWNLEIIEKKLRKKLWWATFVTDCWAAVSHGNPPHIGETSYNTTMLDIDDLRCDEDVPEDLRHLVDSTNWMFDVASGARFLETIKITRSLRGVIDSSFQVDMKSPNVVQRLASRDQLAEIQEKLKDWPSLIPSCLVVPRNRDPTVSCFNCPLHLTFYASKVLLYRALMHPATKAAKSDPNSNLRQWFPYAIADFAGFSEFFVSIKPGDLRGFWGRHARCQLILCGNFLVYLFLMAAEKEHIEAAHRMLESFRVKVNKIADTDHIPTRALIRATAIRTNSFFAQAAAVMRHGPEASITEPITICGVDGPITGQVNAQIPQSFTS from the exons ATGGACGGTGACAGCTCCGGCTCCAGCATTCCGGGCCATGCGCCCGCTCATGCGGCTCATCctcattctcattctcacGGCCAcagtcatggtcatggtcatggccaaGCCCATGGTCATTCCCCGGGAGAGCGGTCCGACGCCATCTCTGACGCGGGAGCCCAAAATCGTCCCCGCAAATTTGTGATACAAAGCACCTTTGGAGTCCCACGAGAGAGGAGGAGTCGCAAGAGTCGTCCATGTGATGCATGTCGCCGCCGGAAGACTGCATGTATCATCACTACGGAGCCCCCAT GTGCCTTTTGTAAGAGTAGGGGGATAGTGTGTCAGTCTACATCGACGACGGACGGACCACCTGTGAGGCAACAGTCTGGTTCAGACCATGGTTCAACGCAACCTGCAAGCACAAACCACTCTCTCCAGGATTTCAGCCCCGGTGGCCCAGGAGAACGGGATTCGACAGATAATCTGGCCAGTCCGAACACTACAAAGTCCAGCCCTAGACCTGTCACTTCACCTTCCACTGTCTCAGTCTCAGCAGCCAGCGACTACTCATCCCGCCAAGGCTATGAGACCAATTATGCAGGATACTCGTCATCAACCTACCCTCGGGGTAGGCTGAAGTCCGATACGGACACCAGCACTACAAGCATGGATATTGTGCAACCAACCCTGAACTCCCCAGAGTCGTCGGGTACCAGTGGCTCGGTTCATACCTTGGAAGACAACCCGGGCAGGGCCACGTACTTCCTGGGGCGCACCGCCGAGCAAGATCCTTTCGTTCTTGATGCCTTTAGCTATGGCATTCTGAGCGAAACAGCAACCGTCGACGCCAATGTAGTCCAGCTGCACCGTGGGGGCTCAGATGTAGACGACCTTCCTCTGCATTTTCTGTTCCTATCCATGGGCCACCCCAAGCACACCAATGAAACCCGAGAGCAAGCTTCAGACGCCATCGAAACTAAGGTGTGGCCTCACGCAGACGTCCTCGTCTGGCTGTATTTTAAGCATGTACATCCAGTGCTGCCGATTGTCTCCAAGGTTCGCTTTCTTCGCCGCTACTCAACTAACAGAAAGTCGATACCGGGATGTCTACGAGGCGCGGTGTATGCTTTGGCATCCGTTTTCTGGGCGGAGGACCCAAACACTCGCCGTGGAGACCGGTTCCCATTGGAACAGCATGAGATCGTGGATCAGGCTCACAGGGCACTCCGCAGAGAGATCGAGAATCCCAACTTCTTTGTTTTACAGGCGTGCTTGCTCCTTATCCACATTCAACCTCCTTCTATAGATGCAATGGAAGCACCATCTACATTCACGTTGAGTGCACAGGCCACGGCTTGTGCTCAGTTGATCGGCCTGCACCAAGACCCGGGCGAGTGGAACTTGGAGATTATCGAAAagaagctgaggaagaaaCTCTGGTGGGCGACGTTTGTGACAGATTGCTGGGCAGCTGTTTCGCATGGCAACCCCCCGCATATCGGCGAGACTTCTTACAACACTACTATGCTGGATATCGATGACCTTCGGTGCGATGAAGATGTACCCGAGGACTTGCGTCATCTTGTGGACAGCACAAACTGGATGTTCGATGTTGCGTCGGGTGCTCGATTTTTGGAAACGATAAAGATTACTCGATCACTTCGTGGAGTCATAGACTCTAGCTT CCAAGTCGACATGAAGTCACCAAACGTGGTTCAACGTCTAGCATCTCGAGACCAACTCGCCGAGATACAggagaaattgaaggactgGCCAAGTCTAATTCCGTCATGTCTTGTTGTTCCTCGGAACAGAGACCCAACAGTCTCTTGCTTTAACT GCCCGCTTCATCTCACCTTCTATGCATCCAAGGTCCTCCTCTACCGCGCGTTGATGCACCCTGCGACTAAGGCTGCGAAGTCTGATCCCAACTCCAATCTAAGGCAATGGTTTCCCTATGCGATTGCTGACTTTGCCGGGTTCTCCGAATTTTTCGTCAGCATTAAGCCCGGTGATTTGAGAGGCTTCTGGGGTCGTC ATGCTCGATGTCAGTTGATTCTCTGTGGAAACTTCTTGGTGTACCTGTTCCTCATGGCAGCGGAGAAGGAGCACATCGAGGCTGCGCACAGGATGCTGGAAAGCTTTcgagtcaaagtcaacaagaTAGCCGACACGGATCATATTCCAACGCGAGCCTTGATACGCGCCACGGCAATCCGCACAAATTCCTTCTTTGCACAGGCTGCAGCAGTTATGCGCCACGGTCCTGAAGCATCTATCACGGAACCCATCACGATCTGTGGAGTAGATGGGCCAATTACAGGACAAGTCAATGCGCAGATTCCTCAGAGTTTCACGTCCTGA
- a CDS encoding ribosomal protein L1 (similar to Metarhizium robertsii ARSEF 23 XP_007821741.1): MSPTPSEQVFAAFGIKAQLTPLTGGSFVCYSDGTSILKPSDDDEESQWIGSTLLSLSNLEPSSAYRVPKPIPSIQDPTTYVVDGWTAFSLLPGRNEPPIRFQDTLRVSQAFHHDLSKLNLTKPPFLNTRNNRWSEADRVIWGEKQLSDVANVNNEVLDIFHEALEMYKRLTKPLPADIPCQPIHGDLTGNILFDDEHGGLPGIIDMTFYWRPAAYAEAIVVADGLAWHKQGRELVELYGTDDVRLQLLVRALHWRCLTFAIDSIVDWVRVNIPKVDFMGAARLLEEIIREKAG, translated from the coding sequence ATGTCGCCTACGCCCTCCGAACAAGTCTTTGCCGCCTTTGGTATCAAAGCACAACTAACGCCATTAACTGGAGGAAGTTTCGTGTGCTATTCAGATGGAACCAGTATCCTAAAGCCAtcagacgacgatgaagaatCGCAGTGGATTGGAAGCACTCTATTATCGCTCTCAAACTTAGAGCCATCTTCAGCATATCGCGTCCCTAAGCCAATCCCCAGCATTCAGGATCCAACTACAtatgttgttgatggttggaccGCCTTTTCCCTACTCCCAGGACGAAACGAACCACCTATTCGGTTTCAAGACACACTTCGTGTCAGCCAAGCTTTTCACCACGACTTGTCAAAACTGAACCTTACAAAGCCACCGTTCTTGAATACACGAAATAATCGGTGGTCCGAAGCCGATCGAGTCATATGGGGTGAAAAGCAGCTCTCAGACGTCGCCAACGTTAACAACGAGGTTCTCGACATATTTCATGAGGCGTTGGAAATGTACAAAAGGTTAACGAAGCCATTACCCGCCGATATTCCTTGCCAACCTATTCACGGGGATCTCACTGGAAATAttctctttgacgatgaGCATGGAGGGCTGCCTGGTATCATTGACATGACCTTCTACTGGCGGCCGGCTGCTTATGCCGAGGCAATAGTGGTTGCTGATGGTTTGGCCTGGCATAAGCAGGGCAGAGAGCTTGTGGAGTTGTATGGCACGGACGACGTCAGACTCCAGCTTTTGGTGAGAGCCTTGCATTGGAGATGTCTGACTTTTGCGATTGATTCGATTGTTGATTGGGTGAGGGTGAATATACCAAAGGTAGATTTCATGGGTGCGGCTCGCTTGTTGGAGGAGATTATACGGGAGAAAGCTGGTTAG
- a CDS encoding methyltransferase type 11 (similar to Beauveria bassiana ARSEF 2860 XP_008598279.1) codes for MSKDATPTSAVEFFDSGAAKYEHSTGACTRDVAKSLLQLPILQDFPAGSVLLDNACGTAIVAEEIILRCKRSGRPVPEIRAVDPAENMVAMAQQKISTLGAGGTCKVMAMPGEKLDFPNGSFTHSVTNMGILFFKDGAAGAKEIYRTLKPGSVAVVTSWSDLGYLKGVIQPAQKEARPNDVPFVLPISQDWFKPSHVKKVLEEDGGFKKVEIQEVVAHYGASSLAELQDMLLTIFTQLWSNWSDEEKTTFKAAMAKRLEAVAEPYTKPSGEPGLGIRMKAIVAVCQK; via the coding sequence ATGTCTAAAGATGCCACGCCCACATCCGCCGTCGAATTCTTCGACTCCGGCGCCGCCAAATACGAACACTCAACCGGCGCATGCACCCGAGACGTAGCCAAGTCGCTCCTCCAACTGCCCATCCTGCAGGACTTCCCCGCCGGCTCCGTGCTCCTCGACAACGCATGCGGAACGGCAATAGTCGCTGAGGAAATCATCCTGCGATGCAAAAGGTCAGGCAGACCGGTCCCTGAAATACGGGCTGTCGATCCGGCTGAAAATATGGTTGCCATGGCGCAGCAAAAGATATCCACGCTTGGTGCGGGGGGTACATGTAAAGTGATGGCTATGCCGGGAGAAAAGTTGGACTTTCCAAATGGTTCGTTTACGCATAGTGTTACGAATATGGGGATTTTGTTCTTCAAGGATGGGGCTGCTGGCGCCAAGGAGATCTATCGCACGCTCAAGCCTGGTAGTGTTGCTGTCGTTACATCTTGGTCTGATTTGGGGTATTTGAAGGGTGTCATTCAGCCGGCTCAAAAGGAGGCGAGGCCGAATGACGTGCCGTTTGTTCTGCCCATTTCACAAGATTGGttcaagccaagccatgTGAAGAAAGTGTTGGAGGAGGACGGCGGGTTTAAGAAGGTCGAAATTCAGGAAGTTGTTGCGCACTATGGAGCTTCAAGCTTGGCTGAGTTGCAGGACATGTTGCTCACTATATTTACGCAGTTGTGGAGCAATTGGTCTGACGAGGAAAAGACAACGTtcaaagcagccatggctaAGCGTCTCGAAGCAGTTGCTGAGCCATATACCAAGCCAAGTGGAGAGCCCGGCTTGGGCATCAGGATGAAGGCCATTGTAGCCGTTTGTCAAAAATAG
- a CDS encoding dihydroxyacetone kinase (similar to Verticillium alfalfae VaMs.102 XP_003002151.1) has protein sequence MSKRHLFNSPDGLVNKALKGIITYNPSLNLDETNRVVYDTSYDKSKVSIISGGGSGHEPAWTGYVGNNMLTASVQGDIFASPSTKQILAAVEAVPSDKGTILVITNYTGDCLHFGLANEKANARGHNCRMIICGDDVSVGKKGSMVGRRGLAGQIGVLKVMGGAAGAGGSLDDVYDLGVAFSQQIVSIAATLDHCHVPGRTEHGMLNENEVEIGTGPHNEPGYKKLSPAPSPPELIKQVLTHCLDENDPERGYVKFASGDEVMLLVSNFGGMSHLEMGALVDELLEQLEQDWKIQPARVCAGFLETSLNAPAFSVSVINVTAASKNCKYSMEDIKSFFDVRTNTHWESMAGSQAKRRSRKEQLVHAPMEAPKTIDEKRDLKIAPAVLENMLRNACTQLVDAEPDLTKWDTVMGDGDCGETLKTGATSLLAALDSGLAKSGSVVKVLLELEEIVESKMGGTLGGILGIFFVSLRSAVENNIDIAGKEGPVALWAKALSTALASLRRYTPAKIGDRTVMDTLIPFAEVMGKSGFNDGVQAAVDGAEATKKMKPRLGRATYVGAGSDDGQELPPDPGAWGAMVAIRGLKVASG, from the coding sequence ATGTCGAAACGTCATCTCTTCAATTCCCCTGACGGTCTTGTCAACAAGGCATTGAAGGGTATTATTACGTACAATCCCAGTCTCAACTTGGATGAAACCAATCGAGTCGTGTACGATACCTCTTACGACAAGTCCAAAGTCAGCATCATCAGTGGTGGTGGCTCTGGCCATGAGCCAGCATGGACTGGCTACGTGGGAAACAACATGCTCACAGCTTCCGTCCAGGGAGACATCTTCGCCAGTCCCAGCACAAAACAGATTCTAGCTGCCGTGGAAGCTGTTCCCAGTGACAAGGGTACGATTCTCGTCATTACCAATTACACCGGTGACTGTCTGCACTTTGGGCTGGCCAACGAGAAAGCCAATGCGCGAGGACACAACTGCCGCATGATTATTTGTGGCGACGATGTCTCCGTCGGAAAGAAAGGCAGCATGGTCGGCCGCAGAGGTCTGGCAGGCCAGATTGGCGTGCTCAAGGTCATGGGCGGTGCTGCGGGAGCTGGCGGCTCTCTTGACGATGTTTACGATTTGGGCGTTGCATTTTCACAGCAGATTGTGTCCATTGCGGCAACTCTGGATCATTGTCATGTCCCCGGTCGAACGGAGCACGGTATGCTCAATGAGAACGAGGTCGAAATTGGAACTGGCCCTCACAACGAGCCTGGCTACAAGAAGCTTTCGCCGGCTCCTTCGCCTCCCGAGCTCATCAAGCAAGTCTTGACGCACTGTCTTGACGAGAATGATCCTGAGCGAGGATACGTCAAGTTCGCCTCGGGAGATGAGGTAATGCTTCTGGTCAGCAACTTTGGAGGCATGTCACATCTGGAGATGGGTGCTCTTGTCGACGAGTTGCtagagcagcttgagcaagACTGGAAGATCCAACCGGCTCGAGTCTGTGCTGGCTTCCTCGAAACCTCTCTCAACGCCCCTGCGTTTTCTGTTTCCGTCATCAACGTCACTGCTGCTTCAAAGAACTGCAAGTATTCGATGGAAGACATCAAGAGCTTTTTCGATGTCAGAACCAACACTCATTGGGAGTCCATGGCTGGATCTCAGGCCAAACGACGTAGCCGCAAGGAGCAGCTTGTCCATGCTCCCATGGAAGCACCCAAAACCATTGACGAAAAGCGCGACTTGAAGATTGCCCCCGCTGTGCTCGAAAATATGCTACGTAATGCATGCACACAGCTCGTGGACGCGGAACCCGACTTGACAAAGTGGGATACCgtgatgggtgatggcgacTGTGGCGAAACACTCAAGACGGGGGCTACGAGCTTGCTTGCTGCCTTGGATAGCGGATTGGCAAAATCTGGATCCGTAGTGAAAGTATTGCTTGAACTTGAGGAGATTGTCGAGAGCAAAATGGGAGGCACACTGGGAGGAATCCTGGGCATCTTCTTTGTGTCTCTGCGGTCAGCAGTGGAAAAtaacattgacattgccgGCAAGGAGGGACCTGTTGCTCTTTGGGCAAAGGCGTTATCTACCGCACTCGCCAGTCTTCGACGATACACGCCAGCCAAGATTGGTGATCGCACCGTTATGGACACTTTGATTCCATTTGCCGAAGTTATGGGCAAGTCTGGCTTCAATGATGGTGTTCAGGCTGCTGTTGACGGGGCAGAGGcaacaaagaagatgaagccgaGATTGGGAAGAGCAACGTATGTAGGTGCGGGATCAGATGATGGCCAGGAATTGCCTCCTGATCCTGGTGCTTGGGGTGCCATGGTTGCTATTCGGGGATTAAAGGTTGCTTCAGGTTGA
- a CDS encoding mitochondrial triosephosphate isomerase (similar to Metarhizium acridum CQMa 102 XP_007807525.1) has translation MATTPPARRLIGLSTKMYFSQSHNREVTQGFLTHLSSITAESLSDVDIFIIPDFVSLTETINLLKSSPVPIWPGAQDCHWEDSGAFTGEVSPAVLSEVGVKIVEVGHAERRRLFGEDDATVAKKAAAVSRNGMIPLVCIGEQTRGDIGVAVDECQTQVEAVMGGVPSTAEVALAYEPVWAIGASEPAGEEHVLRVVEGIRRLDCVKSRRGVTRVVYGGSAGPGLYERLKTGLDGLFLGRFGHDPERFVKTIREVAEA, from the coding sequence atggcaacaacaccTCCCGCCCGCCGGCTCATCGGCCTCTCGACAAAAATGTACTTTTCACAATCACACAACCGCGAAGTCACACAAGGCTTCCTCACTCACCTCTCCAGCATCACCGCAGAGTCGCTCTCCGAcgtcgacatcttcatcatccccgACTTTGTGTCCCTCACCGaaaccatcaacctcctcaagTCATCCCCCGTCCCGATCTGGCCCGGAGCCCAGGACTGCCACTGGGAAGACAGCGGCGCATTCACAGGCGAAGTGAGTCCCGCTGTGCTGAGCGAAGTTGGCGTCAAGATTGTGGAAGTTGGACACGCCGAGCGACGGAGGCTGTTTGGCGAAGATGACGCAACGGTGGCGAAGAAAGCTGCTGCGGTGAGCAGGAACGGCATGATTCCCCTGGTGTGTATCGGAGAGCAGACACGGGGGGATATTGgcgttgctgttgatgagtGTCAGACGCAGGTTGAGGCGGTGATGGGGGGTGTGCCGTCGACGGCGGAAGTGGCTTTGGCGTATGAGCCGGTTTGGGCGATTGGAGCGAGTGAACCTGCTGGGGAGGAACATGTCCTGCGGGTGGTTGAAGGGATTAGACGGCTTGATTGTGTGAAGTCGAGACGGGGAGTTACGAGGGTGGTTTACGGTGGGAGTGCGGGACCTGGGCTGTATGAACGGTTGAAGACTGGCCTTGATGGGTTGTTTTTGGGGAGGTTTGGTCATGATCCGGAGAGGTTTGTGAAGACGATTCGGGAAGTTGCAGAGGCTTAA